A portion of the Arcobacter sp. F2176 genome contains these proteins:
- a CDS encoding DoxX family membrane protein gives MEKTIKLIRVSLGIIFLWYGMLKFFPQLSPAEDLAITTIHKLFFGLINDTLSIKLLAIWEVTVGIGFIFGIYTRYVVVLFLTHMICTFTPLFILPDISFTHAPYAFTLVGQYIVKNVVFILAGILIYQNEINQRKEVKAI, from the coding sequence ATGGAAAAAACGATAAAGCTAATAAGAGTTTCACTTGGTATTATATTTTTATGGTATGGGATGTTAAAATTCTTCCCTCAATTAAGTCCTGCAGAAGACTTAGCAATTACGACTATTCATAAACTGTTTTTTGGATTGATAAATGATACCTTATCAATCAAACTATTAGCTATTTGGGAAGTTACTGTTGGTATAGGGTTTATTTTTGGTATATATACAAGATATGTGGTTGTTTTATTTCTAACACATATGATTTGTACTTTTACACCATTATTTATCTTACCAGATATTTCATTTACCCATGCACCATATGCCTTTACACTTGTAGGACAATATATTGTAAAAAATGTGGTATTTATTTTAGCAGGAATTTTGATTTATCAAAATGAAATAAATCAAAGAAAAGAAGTAAAAGCAATATGA
- a CDS encoding pyridoxamine 5'-phosphate oxidase family protein → MANITDKLSKLDIEFIKKQKMFFVSTTPKDGKINLSPKGLDDTFKIIDENKILWLNYFGSGNETAAHLLEDNRMTIMFCAFEGAPNILRLYCKAKAIQKKDDAWEEYISHFSTKRAARQVFEVTIENVNNSCGKGVPLYDFIGQRDELPILYNKMSEEEHVAYMKKKNVLSFDGKETKLFED, encoded by the coding sequence ATGGCAAATATTACTGATAAACTTAGTAAACTTGATATAGAGTTTATAAAAAAACAAAAGATGTTTTTTGTCTCAACTACTCCAAAAGATGGGAAAATAAATCTTTCACCAAAAGGTTTAGATGATACTTTTAAGATAATAGATGAAAATAAAATTTTATGGTTAAATTATTTTGGAAGTGGAAATGAAACGGCTGCTCATTTATTAGAAGATAATAGAATGACTATTATGTTTTGCGCTTTTGAGGGTGCACCAAATATTCTAAGGCTTTATTGTAAAGCAAAAGCGATACAAAAAAAAGATGATGCCTGGGAAGAATATATCTCTCACTTCTCTACAAAAAGAGCAGCAAGACAAGTTTTTGAAGTAACTATTGAGAATGTAAATAACTCATGTGGTAAAGGTGTTCCTTTATATGACTTCATAGGTCAAAGGGATGAGTTACCTATTTTATATAATAAAATGAGTGAAGAGGAACATGTTGCTTATATGAAGAAGAAA